AAATCTCTAATTGCTCGATGTCCAAGTAAAAATTCAAGAAGAGATTGGCCACAAAGACCGCACAGACTCCAATGATACTAACGACAACTAATTTTCGAATATCTTTTACTGAAAACATAGCTTACCATCCAATCTCATAGGCAGTCTGAGGCTGATCATTGGTCACAACTTCGATAATCTTGCCACTATTGACACGAATGATGGTTCTTGCCATATCCGCAATATTTTGGTTGTGTGTCACCATGATGAGGGTAAAGCCCAGCTTTTCCTTCAATTTCCAGATATAGTCGAGAATCTTGCGCCCTGTTTCTTCATCCAGGGCTCCCGTCGGCTCATCTAAGAAAAGAATCTCTGGCTTTTTGGCCAAGGCCCGAGCAATGGAGACTCTCTGCTGTTCCCCACCAGACAATTCACTCGGATACTTGTCCAGCTTATCGCCAAGCCCCAAATCCTCGATGATCTGCAAAAAATCATGATTGTTTGCTAGGTCTGCCCCCATCTTTACATTTTGTCTAACCGTTAGATTCGGCAATAGATAATACTGCTGGAAAATAAAGGCAATCTTCTCCCGTCTAAAAGTTGTCAATTGAGCATCCGTGAGTTGTGATAAATCTTGTCCTTGAATGAGAATATGCCCTTCGTCTACCTTTTCTAAGCCTGATAACACATTTAAGAGAGTTGATTTCCCCGATCCAGAAGGACCGAGGATAACCACATCATCCTGATCTTGAATCTGCAAATCAATCCCCTTTAAAACCTTGGTTTGGCCGTAACTTTTGTGAACATTTTCTAGTTGAATCATTTCTTTCCTACCATTTCTTTGATGAGAGATTGACAAACCTCTGTCAGTAATCCAATCACTTCTTCCATGCTGAACTGGTAAATACCAGAAGCAACCATTGAGGCCATCCCGTGTGAGTAGATAAATAGATGCTGGTACAAGCGACTAGCCTCTTCTACAGTCAAAGGATAGTCTGCAACAATCGAATCCAGAACCAATTGGTAACTATGATCCTTCATGGGAAGAAAATCTTGAAAGCGACGAATCGGATCTTTGCTAGGATTTTGGAAAAGCAATTGAAAGAGTTGGGGCTCTTTTGAGGCGAAAAGGATATAAGCAACCCCGACAGATCGAAAAGGCTTTTCATCTTCTAAGGCCTTGCGAATATACTCCACCACGACCATCTCCGCCGCAGCAATAACCTCTGCTTGTAACTCAGCCATATTGGCAAATTGCCCAAAAATGACTCTCGGTGTGGCTCCCAGCTTCTCCGCTAATGCTCGAGCTGTCAAGCTAGCCATGCCCTCTTCTCTCACCAATTGTAAAGCTGTCCCAATGATAGCCTCTTTACTGAATTTAACCTTTGGTGGCATAAGACTCCTTTCGCGCAACATTCGTTGCGCAACACTTGTTGCATATAAGGATACCATAAAATAGAAAGACTTGTCAAGATAAATCTGAATACTACAAAACAAAAAACCAGTCCACCGATAAGAGTGGAATCTGGTTTACTAACAAGATTCTAAGGCAAATCATTTCCCGCCGCTAAGTAGATTTGGTACCATTCCTTGCGCGTCAAATTCACCTCTGCTGCTTTCCCTGCTTCAAGGACATGCTGGGGCTTGGTCGTTCCGATGACAGCCTGCATCTTACCCGGATAGCGAAGGACCCAAGCAAGGGCGATAGCTGTCGGTGTAACTTGATATTTCTTCGCCAAGTCAGTAAGGACATGATTGAGAGCCGCAAACTCTTCTTTGCCGACAAAATTCCCCTTGAAATAGCCATGCTGGAGGACAGACCAAGCTTGAATCACCGTATCAGTTAAGCGACAATACTCAAAGACACTGCCATCTCGCACGGCTGCTTTAGGGCCTTCCATGTTGACATGAAAACCAGCTTCAAAGCTCGGTGTAAAGGCTGCACTCAACTGCAACTGGTTGACCTTGAGAGGTTGTTTGACAGCCGTCTTAAGCAATTCCATCATCATGGGATTTTGATTGGACACCCCAAAATGACGGACCTTGCCAGCTTGCTCCAAGTGATCAAAAGCTGCCGCCACTTCTTCAGGCTCCATGAGGGCATCCGGTCGGTGAAGGAGAAGACTATCCAAGCGCTCGATCTGCAGACGCTCGAGGATGCCGTCGACGGAGTCCAAAATATAGTCCTTAGAAAAGTCAAAATAGGTAAAGCCGTCTTTGCGAATCCCGCACTTGGACTGGATCCACATCTGGTCCCGAAGATCCGGACGACGCTTGAGAACCTTACCCAGGAGGACCTCACACTGGCCATCGCCATAGATATCTGCTAGATCAAAAGTGTTGATCCCAATCGACAAGGCCGCCTCCACCAAGGCCTCCACCTCATCTTCACTCATCTGACTGATCCGCATCATCCCAAGGACAATCGTGGACAGACGCTCATTTTCAGCAAACTCAATATAGTTCATGTCCGCCTCCTTTTCTGTAGTTCTATTGTATTGAAAAGGCTTGCAAAAGTCAATTTACAATCAAAAAGCCCTCAGCGATAACTGAGAGCCTATCTAATTAGCGATAGCTAAGAGCACGTTTGATGGTCTTCCATGGTCCGAGGTCATCGGTCTGAAGGATCAGGCTCGCATAGATACGGGCAATGAGCACTGTTCCCACAATGGTAAAGAGAACCGCAATTCCCAATGAAGCCCAAGATTCAAGACCAGTCGCATAGCCATTGATGGTACGGAAAGGCATGAAGAAGGTTGAGAAGAAAGGAATATATGAACCGATCTTCAATAAGAAGACGTCACCGGCACTTCCCAAGGTGGTTACCCCAAGGAAGCTAAAGATAACTAACATCATCAGTGGTGAAATCGCTTTTCCTGAATCTTCTGGTCGTGCAACTGTAGAGCCTAAGAAGGCAGAGAGCACCACATACATAAAGATCCCAAGGATAATGAAGAAGACGGTATTAAGCGAGATCGCTTCTGCTAGGTGTTGGGTTATAGGAGAGTTTGGAGCGAGAAAATCCTTGACAACTGGGATATCTGCTCTAAAGATCCAAACCGCTACTAGACCAACAACATAGACAAAAATATGGGTAAAGATCACTCCGAAGAGTCCGAGCATGCGTGCGAAGAAATAGTCGGTTGCTTTGATACTAGAGAAGACCACTTCCATGATCTTAGTTCCCTTTTCACTGGCCACTTCTTGGGCTGTGATACTAGAGTAGAAGATCAAAATCATATAAAGCAGCATTCCCAGACCACCTGCAACCATGGTTTGCACCATTTTCAAGCCTTCTTTTTTCTCGTCAATTTTTTCTTTGAGAGAAACCTGTTGAGACAAGGCTGTCAGTTGCTCTTTGCTTAGATTAGCACGGGCCATATTGATCCCTTGTTGGACTTGGCTTAATTTCGCAGCGACAAGCGATTTTAAATCTGTTTTCATGGCTTGATCGCCCACATAAGTCGCTTCTAGCTGGCCATCTTTTTCATCGACCATTAGGTAAGCAGCTGCTTTCTCGTCCTTGATGGCTTTTTTAGCTGCAGCTTCATCCTTGTAGTCCAAGGTCAAGCCATCGGTTCCTTTGAGGCTTTCTTTGACAGCTGGCACTTCTGTCACCAAGGCCACTTGGTTTTTGGCATCTGTAGAAGAACCTGTCAGATAACCGATTCCAATGCTCAATCCCAAAAAGAGGAAGGGGCCAAAGACCATGAAGAGGAAACTCCATGATTTCACTTGTCTGATATAGGTTTCTTTCATTACGACAAACATCTGTTTCATACTTCTACTCCTGATTCAAGTTTAAAGATCTCATCAATAGTTGGGGCTTGGTGGTCAAAGGTTGCTAGGTAGTGGCCATTGGTCAAGCGGTCAAATAATTCTGGACCAGCTGATGCATCATCCAAGATCAACTTCCACGTCCCTTGCTTGGTCATGCTGACCTTGGTCACGTGTGGCAGAGCTTCTAGCTCTTCTTTGCTAAAGTCGTTTGAGACAAAGAGGCGAGTCTTGCCATAGCTATTCCGGACCTCTTGGACAGGCCCTGAAAGGACAACTGAACCATCACGGATCATTAGGATATCATCACACAACTCTTCGACATTGGTCATGACGTGGTCAGAAAAGATAATAGTTGCCCCACGCTCTTTTTCTTCAAAGATGACCTGCTTGAGCACTTCTGTATTGACCGGATCCAAGCCACTAAAGGGTTCATCTAATATGATCAATTTAGGCTCATGGATCAAAGTGATGATCAGTTGCACCTTCTGTT
Above is a window of Streptococcus sp. LPB0220 DNA encoding:
- a CDS encoding ABC transporter ATP-binding protein, translating into MIQLENVHKSYGQTKVLKGIDLQIQDQDDVVILGPSGSGKSTLLNVLSGLEKVDEGHILIQGQDLSQLTDAQLTTFRREKIAFIFQQYYLLPNLTVRQNVKMGADLANNHDFLQIIEDLGLGDKLDKYPSELSGGEQQRVSIARALAKKPEILFLDEPTGALDEETGRKILDYIWKLKEKLGFTLIMVTHNQNIADMARTIIRVNSGKIIEVVTNDQPQTAYEIGW
- a CDS encoding TetR/AcrR family transcriptional regulator, whose product is MPPKVKFSKEAIIGTALQLVREEGMASLTARALAEKLGATPRVIFGQFANMAELQAEVIAAAEMVVVEYIRKALEDEKPFRSVGVAYILFASKEPQLFQLLFQNPSKDPIRRFQDFLPMKDHSYQLVLDSIVADYPLTVEEASRLYQHLFIYSHGMASMVASGIYQFSMEEVIGLLTEVCQSLIKEMVGKK
- a CDS encoding aldo/keto reductase, with translation MNYIEFAENERLSTIVLGMMRISQMSEDEVEALVEAALSIGINTFDLADIYGDGQCEVLLGKVLKRRPDLRDQMWIQSKCGIRKDGFTYFDFSKDYILDSVDGILERLQIERLDSLLLHRPDALMEPEEVAAAFDHLEQAGKVRHFGVSNQNPMMMELLKTAVKQPLKVNQLQLSAAFTPSFEAGFHVNMEGPKAAVRDGSVFEYCRLTDTVIQAWSVLQHGYFKGNFVGKEEFAALNHVLTDLAKKYQVTPTAIALAWVLRYPGKMQAVIGTTKPQHVLEAGKAAEVNLTRKEWYQIYLAAGNDLP
- a CDS encoding ABC transporter permease produces the protein MKQMFVVMKETYIRQVKSWSFLFMVFGPFLFLGLSIGIGYLTGSSTDAKNQVALVTEVPAVKESLKGTDGLTLDYKDEAAAKKAIKDEKAAAYLMVDEKDGQLEATYVGDQAMKTDLKSLVAAKLSQVQQGINMARANLSKEQLTALSQQVSLKEKIDEKKEGLKMVQTMVAGGLGMLLYMILIFYSSITAQEVASEKGTKIMEVVFSSIKATDYFFARMLGLFGVIFTHIFVYVVGLVAVWIFRADIPVVKDFLAPNSPITQHLAEAISLNTVFFIILGIFMYVVLSAFLGSTVARPEDSGKAISPLMMLVIFSFLGVTTLGSAGDVFLLKIGSYIPFFSTFFMPFRTINGYATGLESWASLGIAVLFTIVGTVLIARIYASLILQTDDLGPWKTIKRALSYR
- a CDS encoding ABC transporter ATP-binding protein produces the protein MLEIRNLEKSFGNKQVLFGVDLTAQQGHILGLVGKNGAGKTTIFHSILRFLDYSGEIRLGGKAITQETYKEIGYLPEERSLMPKLTIFEQVRYLAALKGMSTAEVKEKLPTWMEKLQVKGKLTDKIKSLSKGNQQKVQLIITLIHEPKLIILDEPFSGLDPVNTEVLKQVIFEEKERGATIIFSDHVMTNVEELCDDILMIRDGSVVLSGPVQEVRNSYGKTRLFVSNDFSKEELEALPHVTKVSMTKQGTWKLILDDASAGPELFDRLTNGHYLATFDHQAPTIDEIFKLESGVEV